A genome region from Panthera leo isolate Ple1 chromosome A2, P.leo_Ple1_pat1.1, whole genome shotgun sequence includes the following:
- the ANKMY2 gene encoding ankyrin repeat and MYND domain-containing protein 2 isoform X3, whose product MTPLMHAAYKGKLDMCRLLLRHGADVNCHQHEHGYTALMFAALSGNKDITWVMLEAGAETDVVNSVGRTAAQMAAFVGQHDCVTIINNFFPRERLDYYTKPQGLDKEPKLPPKLAGPLHKIITTTNLHPVKIVMLINENPLLAEETALNKCYKVMDLICEKCMKQRDMNEVLAMKMHYISCIFQKCINFLKDGENKLDTLIKSLLRGRASDGFPVYQEKIIRESIRKFPYCEATLLQQLVRSIAPVEIGSDPTAFSVLTQAITGQVGFVDVEFCTTCGEKGASKRCSVCKMVIYCDQTCQKTHWFAHKKICKNLKDIYEKQQLEAAKEKSEEENNGKLDVNSNCVNEEQPEAETGTSQEDCNPKESVEGEEERPQSEVGLEGLQDAPAGPQASEE is encoded by the exons ATGACTCCTCTAATGCACGCTGCATATAAAGGAAAACTTGATATGTGCAGATTACTTCTGCGACATGGAGCTGATGTAAATTGTCATCAGCATGAACATGGATACACAGCCCTCATGTTTGCCGCACTTTCTG GTAACAAAGACATCACGTGGGTAATGTTGGAAGCTGGTGCTGAGACAGATGTTGTCAACTCTGTAGGAAGAACAGCAGCTCAGATGGCAGCCTTTGTGG gtCAACATGATTGTGTGACTATAATCAACAATTTCTTTCCCCGAGAGAGACTGGATTATTACACGAAACCCCAGGGACTGGATAAAGAGCCAAAACTGCCTCCAAAATTGGCAGGCCCACTGCACAAAATTATTACCACGACAAATCTTCATCCTGTCAAG ATCGTGATGCTTATAAATGAGAATCCTCTACTGGCAGAAGAAACAGCTCTGAATAAATGCTACAAGGTGATGGATTTGATTTGTGAGAAATGTATGAAGCAGAGAGACATGAATGAAGTGTTGGCTATGAAAATGCACTACATCAGCTGTATCTTTCAGAAatgcattaactttttaaaagatggagaGAATAAACTGGACACTCTCATCAAAAg CTTGCTAAGAGGCCGAGCTTCTGATGGCTTTCCGGTATACCAAGAAAAGATCATAAGAGAAAGTATCCGAAAATTTCCTTACTGTGAAGCGACACTCCTCCAGCAACTGGTGCGAAGTATTGCTCCTGTTGAAATT GGTTCTGATCCCACTGCATTCTCTGTACTTACCCAAGCCATCACTGGTCAGGTGGGTTTTGTGGATGTCGAATTTTGCACAAcctgtggagaaaagggagcaagTAAAAGATGTTCTGTATGCAAGATG GTAATATACTGCGATCAAACTTGTCAGAAAACGCACTGGTTTGCACATAAGAAAATCTGTAAGAATCTAAAggacatttatgaaaaacaaCAATTGGAAGCTGCCAAAGAAAAGAGTGAAGAGGAAAACA aTGGCAAACTTGATGTCAATTCTAATTGTGTTAATGAAGAGCAGCCAGAGGCCGAAACGGGAACTTCCCAAGAGGATTGTAACCCCAAAGAGTCTGTAGAAGGGGAGGAAGAACGTCCTCAGAGTGAAGTTGGGTTGGAAGGCTTGCAGGATGCTCCTGCAGGTCCACAGGCATCTGAGGAGTAA
- the ANKMY2 gene encoding ankyrin repeat and MYND domain-containing protein 2 isoform X2 → MVHITKGELTQEEKELLEVIGKGTVQEAGTLLASKNVRVNCLDENGMTPLMHAAYKGKLDMCRLLLRHGADVNCHQHEHGYTALMFAALSGNKDITWVMLEAGAETDVVNSVGRTAAQMAAFVGQHDCVTIINNFFPRERLDYYTKPQGLDKEPKLPPKLAGPLHKIITTTNLHPVKIVMLINENPLLAEETALNKCYKVMDLICEKCMKQRDMNEVLAMKMHYISCIFQKCINFLKDGENKLDTLIKSLLRGRASDGFPVYQEKIIRESIRKFPYCEATLLQQLVRSIAPVEIGSDPTAFSVLTQAITGQVGFVDVEFCTTCGEKGASKRCSVCKMVIYCDQTCQKTHWFAHKKICKNLKDIYEKQQLEAAKEKSEEENNGKLDVNSNCVNEEQPEAETGTSQEDCNPKESVEGEEERPQSEVGLEGLQDAPAGPQASEE, encoded by the exons ATGGTTCATATAACGAAAGGCGAGCTGACCCAGGAGGAAAAGGAGCTGCTGGAAGTCATCGGGAAAG gtactgtTCAAGAAGCAGGAACACTGTTAGCCAGCAAGAATGTCCGTGTCAACTGTTTGGATgag AATGGAATGACTCCTCTAATGCACGCTGCATATAAAGGAAAACTTGATATGTGCAGATTACTTCTGCGACATGGAGCTGATGTAAATTGTCATCAGCATGAACATGGATACACAGCCCTCATGTTTGCCGCACTTTCTG GTAACAAAGACATCACGTGGGTAATGTTGGAAGCTGGTGCTGAGACAGATGTTGTCAACTCTGTAGGAAGAACAGCAGCTCAGATGGCAGCCTTTGTGG gtCAACATGATTGTGTGACTATAATCAACAATTTCTTTCCCCGAGAGAGACTGGATTATTACACGAAACCCCAGGGACTGGATAAAGAGCCAAAACTGCCTCCAAAATTGGCAGGCCCACTGCACAAAATTATTACCACGACAAATCTTCATCCTGTCAAG ATCGTGATGCTTATAAATGAGAATCCTCTACTGGCAGAAGAAACAGCTCTGAATAAATGCTACAAGGTGATGGATTTGATTTGTGAGAAATGTATGAAGCAGAGAGACATGAATGAAGTGTTGGCTATGAAAATGCACTACATCAGCTGTATCTTTCAGAAatgcattaactttttaaaagatggagaGAATAAACTGGACACTCTCATCAAAAg CTTGCTAAGAGGCCGAGCTTCTGATGGCTTTCCGGTATACCAAGAAAAGATCATAAGAGAAAGTATCCGAAAATTTCCTTACTGTGAAGCGACACTCCTCCAGCAACTGGTGCGAAGTATTGCTCCTGTTGAAATT GGTTCTGATCCCACTGCATTCTCTGTACTTACCCAAGCCATCACTGGTCAGGTGGGTTTTGTGGATGTCGAATTTTGCACAAcctgtggagaaaagggagcaagTAAAAGATGTTCTGTATGCAAGATG GTAATATACTGCGATCAAACTTGTCAGAAAACGCACTGGTTTGCACATAAGAAAATCTGTAAGAATCTAAAggacatttatgaaaaacaaCAATTGGAAGCTGCCAAAGAAAAGAGTGAAGAGGAAAACA aTGGCAAACTTGATGTCAATTCTAATTGTGTTAATGAAGAGCAGCCAGAGGCCGAAACGGGAACTTCCCAAGAGGATTGTAACCCCAAAGAGTCTGTAGAAGGGGAGGAAGAACGTCCTCAGAGTGAAGTTGGGTTGGAAGGCTTGCAGGATGCTCCTGCAGGTCCACAGGCATCTGAGGAGTAA
- the ANKMY2 gene encoding ankyrin repeat and MYND domain-containing protein 2 isoform X1, with protein MVLADLFDTALFLFFLRLWDSSQQTCTVQEAGTLLASKNVRVNCLDENGMTPLMHAAYKGKLDMCRLLLRHGADVNCHQHEHGYTALMFAALSGNKDITWVMLEAGAETDVVNSVGRTAAQMAAFVGQHDCVTIINNFFPRERLDYYTKPQGLDKEPKLPPKLAGPLHKIITTTNLHPVKIVMLINENPLLAEETALNKCYKVMDLICEKCMKQRDMNEVLAMKMHYISCIFQKCINFLKDGENKLDTLIKSLLRGRASDGFPVYQEKIIRESIRKFPYCEATLLQQLVRSIAPVEIGSDPTAFSVLTQAITGQVGFVDVEFCTTCGEKGASKRCSVCKMVIYCDQTCQKTHWFAHKKICKNLKDIYEKQQLEAAKEKSEEENNGKLDVNSNCVNEEQPEAETGTSQEDCNPKESVEGEEERPQSEVGLEGLQDAPAGPQASEE; from the exons ATGGTCCTGGCCGACCTTTTTGACACTGcactctttctgtttttcctgaggCTCTGGGATTCCAGTCAGCAAACAT gtactgtTCAAGAAGCAGGAACACTGTTAGCCAGCAAGAATGTCCGTGTCAACTGTTTGGATgag AATGGAATGACTCCTCTAATGCACGCTGCATATAAAGGAAAACTTGATATGTGCAGATTACTTCTGCGACATGGAGCTGATGTAAATTGTCATCAGCATGAACATGGATACACAGCCCTCATGTTTGCCGCACTTTCTG GTAACAAAGACATCACGTGGGTAATGTTGGAAGCTGGTGCTGAGACAGATGTTGTCAACTCTGTAGGAAGAACAGCAGCTCAGATGGCAGCCTTTGTGG gtCAACATGATTGTGTGACTATAATCAACAATTTCTTTCCCCGAGAGAGACTGGATTATTACACGAAACCCCAGGGACTGGATAAAGAGCCAAAACTGCCTCCAAAATTGGCAGGCCCACTGCACAAAATTATTACCACGACAAATCTTCATCCTGTCAAG ATCGTGATGCTTATAAATGAGAATCCTCTACTGGCAGAAGAAACAGCTCTGAATAAATGCTACAAGGTGATGGATTTGATTTGTGAGAAATGTATGAAGCAGAGAGACATGAATGAAGTGTTGGCTATGAAAATGCACTACATCAGCTGTATCTTTCAGAAatgcattaactttttaaaagatggagaGAATAAACTGGACACTCTCATCAAAAg CTTGCTAAGAGGCCGAGCTTCTGATGGCTTTCCGGTATACCAAGAAAAGATCATAAGAGAAAGTATCCGAAAATTTCCTTACTGTGAAGCGACACTCCTCCAGCAACTGGTGCGAAGTATTGCTCCTGTTGAAATT GGTTCTGATCCCACTGCATTCTCTGTACTTACCCAAGCCATCACTGGTCAGGTGGGTTTTGTGGATGTCGAATTTTGCACAAcctgtggagaaaagggagcaagTAAAAGATGTTCTGTATGCAAGATG GTAATATACTGCGATCAAACTTGTCAGAAAACGCACTGGTTTGCACATAAGAAAATCTGTAAGAATCTAAAggacatttatgaaaaacaaCAATTGGAAGCTGCCAAAGAAAAGAGTGAAGAGGAAAACA aTGGCAAACTTGATGTCAATTCTAATTGTGTTAATGAAGAGCAGCCAGAGGCCGAAACGGGAACTTCCCAAGAGGATTGTAACCCCAAAGAGTCTGTAGAAGGGGAGGAAGAACGTCCTCAGAGTGAAGTTGGGTTGGAAGGCTTGCAGGATGCTCCTGCAGGTCCACAGGCATCTGAGGAGTAA